The Grus americana isolate bGruAme1 chromosome 20, bGruAme1.mat, whole genome shotgun sequence genome segment AGTTTGATCTCAGAAAGAAAGgacacaaaaaccccagaaatatCAGCAGTTGAAATCGGATATAAGGATGATGAAATCTGTATCTTCAGAATGGATTCTATGAGCGTAGCGAATGTAGAAAATGATCATTTTCCTCAGCCTTGCACTTCCTCTAAAACAAACTTGTATTTTCCAGAAACCCAGCACTCCTTGATAAATTCTACAGTTGAaagtagaaatacagaaatgtcgGGAAATCACTTTCAGGCTTTTGTCAGTGACAATCCAGAAGGAACTTCTAGTCTGATGAACGGGTTCCAGAGCCTGGACGACTCTGGCAATTCATGGCGGCACCAGTGTCCAAAGTGTCCGAGGGGATTTCTGCATCTTGAGAACTATCTCAGACATCTAAAAATGCACAAACTCTTCTTGTGTTTGCAGTGCGGCAAAACGTTTACGCAAAAAAAGAACCTCAACAGACACATCCGGGGGCACATGGGCATCCGCCCCTTCCAGTGCATGGTGTGCTTGAAGACCTTCACTGCCAAAAGTACGCTTCAGGATCACCTGAATATACACAGCGGTGACAGACCCTACAAGTGTCATTGTTGTGACATGGACTTTAAACACAAGTCTGctcttaaaaagcatttaacttCTGTTCATGGAAGGAGTAGCGGTGAAAAGCCAAACCTGAATGCTATTACAAAAGTTAAAATAGACTATGATTAATGGAGGGGTGGTTGTGGAGCAAGGCTCCACGAAAAGCTCCTGCCTAGTCAAATTCTAGATGAAATTCTAGATGCAGATCCCCATGTAATGGAGAGAAGCACAAATATGTGACTGGTGAGCAAAGACAGGCCTTGCAAGCAGCAAACTTGCCTGCTGCGTTAAGGTTGCTATCGCTGTAAGTGCAAAAAAGGTGTTTACTAGTTGAAAGTAAACTGCAAAATATGGGAAACGATTTCATGCTTCTCTTCTGTTATCCTGGACGCATGCTGATTTTCCCTCCCCCAAATTATGTTTTGCACTCCCCTGTTTCAAGGGCAGGCACTGCTGATTTTCAAACTATTATTGATATTGCAATAAGCTGAAGCCCGGGTCGTGATGTTCCTTATCTATAATGGCTAAGAAAAGGagatgtttgtatttatttagcaAATCAGTCATTCCCAGCCAGTTCATGTATCATTTATGGTGAAATCATCTCTTTACTTGCCCAAATTTTGCTAGATCTTTCAACAGAAAGAAGGCATGTTTTCATACTTGAGCCTGTGATATTTAAGAAAgaacacacaacaaaaaaataatcaaggaaGCTTTCAAATTGTCTGTTGCAAGCAGAGAATTGgtaaaagaggaagaaacaaacagtATTGCCTTGCAGTTCATTTTTAACTGGATAGTCTCATTAGAAGtacttgttttcagttttatgaatgagtttgaatttttctaaacttctttcttctgatcgttttttttttccctgtcataCCAGTGTTTTGCACCTGTATTTGACTAACTCTGATTAAGTTAGTCCTGTTGGTTGAGTTATAAcatttgccttcattttttaCAAATCTTAGATACATACACTAATGTGAAAAATTAAGCTGTGTGCTGTTATGTAATAGCAGTTTATAGCTatgttaattttgaaaaacaatccTTTATATCTTATTAGGAACAGCTTAGACATAGAGGTCTTCTTATACTCTAATTCTGTGATACAGTAAAACAGTAACTATCTGTGTTTGGATAGGTGTGTTTGTACTTTGTCAAAGGTCATTTCAGTTTCATCACAAGCATCGAAAGCCCTGTAACACAGAATCTTTATCCTGTATCTTGTCTTTGACTGTGTTTCTTCCACTTAATGTGATATGAATAAAGAGCCTATTCAGTTGTTATTATGAGGTAATGGTACTTACATTAGATTCTTTCCAATTAGCAAAAAGCAGTAGTTTTTAATCTTGTCTATATCACGAGGGTACGCTTTCCTTCAAGTTTCAGAAGTCCTGTTAGAAGTTCTTGCTCTGAGTCCAGAAGTCTGGCCTGTGTGCTCCATAACCTGgctggttttaaaatacaatagtTTTTAATGTCAGTTAACAAGTTTCACTTCCTTTCCCTGTGTCTGTGAGTGCACCAGCCATTGCTTGGGGTTTTATTTACCAGCTACGCGAGACATTAGGTCTGTACAATATCTATGATGCAGTTTCCTGTTGTTATCTGTGACAGGCATAGTCAATTCTGCCAGTGTTTATTGTCTTAATCTCTCAGAAATTTCAGttgaagagtttttaaaaacttgtttcatgaggggttttttaagctCTTCATCTGATATCATTAAAAGTTAAAGTACATATTAATTGGATTGCAGCAATATTTGCAGGTCCCAGTTCATACTAGGCCTTACTGCAGTGGCAGCATGCGTCTTCCTTAAAAACACATAGTGTAAATAGGCGAACAGCGTGTTCTGAAGCTGAGCGCGCCACTAGTGCTGTAGTCCTccaaaaattcacaaaaatgtCTGACTTTACATAGACAGTTGACTTGTGAAGGACTCCATTGTATTGGATCACTGGAAAGGCATGCATGTCAAGCCTGCACCCCAGGGAGTCCCTGTGAATGATGACAGAAATGACACCCCCTGAGTAAGTAGCTAGTGTAACTGAATTAAAATCACCCGGTTTATCCAGTACTTTAAGGATAAGGTCCAACCTTTCACAATCTCTGCTATTATGTCATATTAAAAGTTGatcatttgctttattttggtgATTTTTAACTATAGTAAAATTGTCATGACAATTACTATAGTTAAAAGGTTTGGGAGTCATTTATGGTGCGACTTTCTGACattctaaaaaaaatgcattttatatagCATTGTCTTCTGTTTGCATTCATTAGTCTGTCACTGTTTACAGCCTTTTTGACCTTGTGATAAGtattgtttgcttgtttttcacaGAATACCATTCATTTTGGATTcttatttgcataaaaatgaagtctgattttcaaaagcatgctAATACCTGCACTTGCCCTTACTGTATTTACAGATGTTAACTTGGGTATATGTACAGGTTTATATGTAGCTTTTTATTTGTGACTACAGACTGACTTAGTTACTTAAAATAAACTCCTTAATCCTTGGAACAGGtcataaaacaagaaaaagcttACTTTCTTCCCCCTGTCCTTTTTACATTGGGCTGCTATTACTGTAGTTcagtaaataaatgtattgtGCATTTATGGGACAGATTTGGTTCAACTGTACTTAAATTTGTTCCGTTAATACACACTTTTGGCAGGTATATGATTATCATTGGTAGCACTTCAAAAGATCATTCCTTGGGTTTTGTTCAGCTGGGGTTTATATGTGTATGCATGGGTATGTCCCTGTGTGTcaaaggggaaactgaggctgaTCTTTTGAAGTGCATTTTCTGTCGGAGCAGGATTGCGagtgattttgttttgctgttgtacTGCATGTAAACATGAGAGGGAGTTGTGTTGTATGGTGGGCCGACAGCATGTTCTGTTCAGTGGCTAGTGTGTCTTGGTAAGCTTTGTGAACAAAACCTGATTTTGTGCACATATTCACATTAAAGATGTTTCCTCTCTCCTGTCCGTACATGTAGCCACTTGTCCTGTCATAACACAataaacaaaatgcaaacaagacattgtttcagaaatgcataTGCTTTCTTCTAATGACAGTAAAATAAGTCGTGCGTACCTTAGCATTTAGTGTTTTGGCTTGCTATGGTGAGTAAACAAGATGTTGTAAACAAAATATGCTGTTCAAGTGGCAGTCTTTTAGTAACGTGTTGTTGGTGTCCTTCAGAACGGTCTGTCAGCAGCACCTGCTTGTCCGATGAAGGCTTTCTCCTCAGAGATCACAACTCTGTGCTGCCTCGGCCTCAattaagaaaactgttttgatcTTTGTGAGCGACCAGAAAGATGAGGTGTTGCTCCAGGGCTTTTCTCTGAGGTGGCCTGTGGTAAAGCAGCAACCCAGGCGCTCCCCACACCGCCTCTGTGCTCTGAGGTGGCCTCGCCGGGCCCCGGCGTCTGCGTGGCGGC includes the following:
- the ZBTB6 gene encoding zinc finger and BTB domain-containing protein 6 produces the protein MAADSEVLHFQFEQQGDAVLQKMNLLRQQNLFCDVSIYINDTEFQGHKVIFAACSTFMRDQFLLNQSKQVRITILQSAEVGRKLLLSCYTGALEVKKKELLKYLTAASYLQMVHIVEKCTEALSKYLEIDASMENGDQAAERCHSSDAELRNGDDVLDKDCEIIEISEDSPVNTEYPVKQEKGDISRPAVQSLISERKDTKTPEISAVEIGYKDDEICIFRMDSMSVANVENDHFPQPCTSSKTNLYFPETQHSLINSTVESRNTEMSGNHFQAFVSDNPEGTSSLMNGFQSLDDSGNSWRHQCPKCPRGFLHLENYLRHLKMHKLFLCLQCGKTFTQKKNLNRHIRGHMGIRPFQCMVCLKTFTAKSTLQDHLNIHSGDRPYKCHCCDMDFKHKSALKKHLTSVHGRSSGEKPNLNAITKVKIDYD